The sequence ggataaaaacttaattcaaatatgtttttcactgaccccctatacccccctcttaacttaactttggaaaaattgattgaccaataaggatatatttaaaatcgatgtcaattaaacaaaacttgcagcaattttGACCCTccaccccaaactatttgaattaagtttttttttttttttttttttttttatcctgcattgatattttgatgtcgtccctaactGTTTGTATCCCACGGCATATATAAATGTACTTGTGAAATCAAAATAATAGACCAACCAAATTATCCTATTTAATACATTCTgttgttttgtatattgttttatagCCGTCGAAATActgtgtttttattgttttatttttacttttgggTGTTCGGTGGTACACTGACAACGGCATGGCTCGAAAATAAAAGACAACccaaagaaacaaacaatagtacacataacacaacatagaaaaaagactaagcaacacgaaccccaccatcaGGTGTtctggaagggtaaacagatcctgctccacatgtgatatccgtcgtgttgctcgtgttataaattataaacaccGTAAATTGTCTAATTATGCAGGTGacattcgtgaaaaggaaacgtgatgagtcttttgtagacaaaacgcgcgtctggcgtaaatatacgTCCAATCCTCGTATTTATGATGGGTTCGGTGGTGTGCGGTGGTGTTCGGTGGTGAAAAGACCCACCCATAATGAACACTTCACCATggtatttcttaaatttatctagtaaaaagaattttgttcTTTGAAAAGCTATGACTCTAAAATGTCCatacaaattttacaaagtGTGTCATATGCTATACTAATAGTATTTTCTCAtgctaatattttatttaaacgaaTCAAGAACCCACAAATCATACAAAATCATAGACTATTTAAAATTCGTTTTTCCCAACAATCTTATAAACACATCTTGCATCAGACGGAACACATGTGTCAAAATTTCCCCTAGACCACAATATCAATGTAATTCACATTTAAATGCTTATACAAGCCATTTCAAATAGTCACCCTCTGTTGGCATACACTAATGCTGAAATGCTATTCTTTCAAAGCATTATAATATAGCATTTCCTCTGTCAATTTAGCACAATCTGGTCAAGgtgtaaatatttgaattattagaGAATATAAATTAGTGCGATGTTCAGAATAAACCAATCACACCAACTCAGTGACACGCACttattcaaataacaaatacaGACGATTAGACATTTATATAGGTATTGATGGGAATGAGGGCTATACATCAAAGAGAAATTAAACCCAAGataaaaactacatgtaaaaGAGACAAAGAGGGAGGTCAATCAAGGTATTGTTGCCCTGAAATATGTTACATTATTCAATCAGCATACAAGGTGCACTGTGGGGTTGCATAATATTTACTTCTGTTTATAGTTATGATTGAACACAGCTTAAAAAACCCACAAAAGCTTAGCTCTCTGGGTAATACACTAAGGCAAAAAATCTTGCGTCAGCTCTTAAACACCTACAAATTCTTAGCTCTGTTCATTACAGTTATAAAGGCAACAAATCTTGCATCAgatatcattatatttatagaatttattaatttcttcaGATACTGAAGTGACTAGacataaaaactataaaaggGCCCTTAAACCTACAACTGCTTAGCTCTGTTATGTCTGTGTAATCTATCTAATAAACCAGAGCAACAAATCTTGCAtcagatatttttatatttatagaatttATTAATTCATTTAGACATACAGATACACAATTGCACAAATCAAGTTTTTGGTGAGAACAATGTACATTTAAtcaattgtattatttattttcatatacatgtacatgggttttatttttgtctcagatttataaaaaagtgtattatcatgattattgagAACACTTAAAAGTGACAAACGCTGGTTTATTTGAACATTCTGATAGTTTTAattaacataatattttaaagcATCTATTGTTACAATCTTACATTAAACATacacaagtcaggagcctctggtctttgttagtcttgtattattttaattttagtttcttgtgtacaatttggaaattagtatggcgttcattatcaatgaactagtatatatttgtttaagggccagctgaaggacacctccaggtgtgggaatttctcgttacattaaagacctgttggtgaccttccgctgttgttttttctatggtcgggttgttgtctctttgatacattcccatttccattctcaattttactgatATAATGGAAAAATGTTtagtttcaattaaaacattgatatgtgtactattttatgatcttaGTCCCTTatgaaaagacagaaaaaaaacagacacaCAATTATCCTGCCTTCTAGATTGTATGATTGGAATATTTGAAATCACATTACATCAAATTTTGAAGCTTTTCATTGtgaatttaacatgtttaagattaAGGTAAAACATACCATGATCTAttatgaacataaaaaaaattaaatcaagattaaaaaatatatacaatgtaactATTTTCCTTcgtttcagatataaaaaatggttCTTACGTGTAGATTTTATGGTAATAAGTACCCAGAGGTAGAGGATGTTGTTATGGTCAATGTCAGATCTATAGCAGAGATGGGAGCATATGTTCATCTTctggaatataacaatatagAAGGCATGATATTGTTGAGTGAATTGTCTCGTCGACGTATCCGTTCTATCAACAAATTAATTAGAGTTGGAAGGAGTGAATGTGTAGTTGTAATTAGAGTAGACAAAGACAAAGGTTTGTAAGACAATACATGTATTGAATAAgcatattcatttaaaaatatggagatgtggtatgattgcctatgagacaactacaTGTATCCACCAGAGTCCATATGACTTAGAAGGTATGCAATTAAATGTCCCCATGGTGATATCGTCCTGGAAATCTGAAATttacttaatttatttataaaaaaaaatcagaaatcttttaaacaaaatattttctgatcATATTTTACTAGCCATTTTTCATACCACTATGTGACTACACTACAAGTTTTGACTCAAACAAATGATACAAAGAACACATTACTGTTAGTCTTTTTTTATCATGGAATGTTCAACATCTTGTGTAATGTGCTTCCATTTGCTAAACTGCTTTATCTGTGTTATAAAAGCTGCTTTCATGCATGATTTAGGTCTCTTTCAAAGCAAAACTAAAGACTATAAGATTGGTGTCAAGGTGTTGAAAAGAGTTGATTAATTAAATGGTGAAGCTAATAATTATAGTGTATTGCATATATTCATTAATTGTATACATATAATGGAATGAGTTGGTACAAATTGCaaccaatttaaaaatttgtttctGATTCAATTGAACTTGCACAGTAAGcatgtaatttttaaatcagtCAAGTCAGTGTTTTTGGTCTAGTATACCACATAAACATACTAAGTTACATCCTAAATATGTGTgaagtatatttgttttaagattttaaaaatccatCCATCACTCAATCATTCATATTTCAATTTGTTGTAAAGGCCCCTTTAATGAGAAAACAGTAACTTAATTTCAAtacttttgtattattttaaaaataaaaacctgaaaaactgaaaattcaAGTTTTAACCAACCTTTCTCTTATTTATGCTTAATATGCTTAACACATGTACAAAttaacaacattttatttttcaggataTATTGATTTATCAAAGAGAAGAGTTTCACCTGAGGAAGTATGTAAATGTGAAGAGAAATTTGCAAAAGCTAAAGCAGTAAgtgaaataaatgtttgatgTATCATTTTATAACATATGTGGTTCAGATAGTGGAAAGATGGGGGTAATGAGGACATTAAACCTCAGTACATCTTATGCCTGTACCATGTTTTCTGTGTTACTCTATAATATTTTTGGTCATTGCTCATTTTTAACctgatttttgtgacaaaaatgtcggttaataacttattgatttggggatgtacggcagGCGGCAATCagatgttgtccgtgcattaactcataaaccgctcaaccaaagcttttgaaattttaatatgttgttactgacaactaaatgaacaTCAAGTTCAATATTGTTGAAAAATGGAGTtcccagtcgtgtccgtgcatttacgcatgaactgttttaccaaagcttcccaaattataatatgttgttactgatgacaaaatggaggtcaagttcattaatgacgattttgacttctaccgttcaggagttatggttctcgaaagtttgaaaaatggagtttccagtcgtgtccgtgcattttctcatgaaccattcaaccaaagcttttgaaatttttatatgttgttactgatgacaaaatagaggtcaagttcaataatgacgattttgacttttaccgttcaggagttatggttcttgaaagatcgtaaaatgacgtttccattcacattgttgcatttactcatgaaccattcaatctaagcttttcaaattttaatatgttgatactgatgacaaaatggaggccaaagtgatattgacgattttcactttcaccattcatcagtaatggttcttgtgatattgccaggacacaaataaatgttcataaatccggtttgctgtcattgtgacagcctcttgtatATCTATTACCCAGTTCTTTTAAGTTtgtaattttcaatataatatcCTTTCAACCGTCCAAAAATCTGGTCACCTatcaaaatttggtaaaatattgaaattagcACATATCATTACAATTTCTATACAAGAGGCATTGATATCAAGATtctaattttgtattatatcaGCCTTAATGCCAAAGTTTATGAAAATCTTGAAGTTAAAATAGTGAATTTCAGTGAAAAAGTAAGGTTAAATAAACCCTTATACCatgtaatataattatatataatgtcaTAATGAACTGTAATAATTGTATGCATTATTTCTTAACAATAATCTATTTAGTTGCCATGTGATtagaattttgtttaatatgtggAAAAAAAGGTCTACAATTTATTCCCCCCCTTTGAAAGGTAtaattcatgtatatatatagtctattgttatgtgtttacttttctacattggctagaggtatagggggagggttgagatcttattaacatgtttaaccccgccacatttttgcgcctgtcccaagtcgggagcctctggcctttgttagtcttgtattattttaattttagtttcttgtgtagtatagcgttcattatcactgaactagtatatatttgtttaggggccagctgaaggacacctccgttTGTGGGAATTTtacgctacattgaagacctgttggtgacattttgctgttgttttttctatggtcgggttgttgtctctttgacacattcccaatttccattctcaatttggtatgtgttttttaaatttttccaGGTAAACAGTATTTTAAGACATGTAGGAGAATTAATGAAATATGCCACTAGTGAACAGCTTGaggatttatataaaaagacagcttggtattttgatgaaaaatacaaaaagccTGGTGCAGCATATGAAGCATTTAAACATGCTGTCACGTAAGTTAGATCAAAACAGTGGCAGTATTGTCTTGTTTGCATTATTTGTTCTATATTTgtgttcatatatattttgtgtatactTGACTTATGTctgtacattttatttgtaaaattccAGTTATGTAGTATCTATGAGAATATGagaaattactttaaaatagTGGTCAGGTATGAAATTATACCACCTGTCTGAAGGAAGGCGGTATACTATTTTACCCTATCTGtccatttaataaaatgttcaacacatttttttcaagaattaaAAATTAGAGCTTCCTGAAATTTTAGGTCAGGCTTCATGTAAACATGTTTTAGTGTTTGATGAATTTTTACAGTCATTTCTGTGTATTGAATTCTTATATATTCATTTCTTAATGACCATGGAAAAAAGTTTTCTCAGGATCCACAAATCAGAtcacaaataaatttgatattaacaCAAACATGAACATGATATACCATGTGTCAGGTGCATTTTCATATCTATAGTTCAATTTCTTATTTTCCAAAACTTAGTCATAGTATATTGAGTGAGCACAACTCTTATTGATTATTTATGCCTCTTTTTTATGCAGAAATCCAGAAATATTAGATGAATGTGATATTGATGATGAAACAAAAGAAGTTTTAATAGACAACATCAAAAGAAGATTAACTCCACAGGCTGTTAAAATCAGAGCAGGTAAAACAAATTACTGTGTGTTAATCAGTTGTAACTAAAATTTACTTTCagtgaaatatttaattgattgCAGATTGCTTAATGTCTGAGGGCATTCATTTAGGATGAACTTCAAGTCAAATAAACTTAGTAATGTATGTGCATATACTCCATAGGTCTTTGTCAATATTGAATGTTTTACCAGTTTATAAAAAtgagaagatgtgttatgatttcTTATGAGATAACCATCcaccaaaatttaaatgaagtggatgtaagcaattaaaggcaacagtaaacCTTCAATAATAAGAAAAACCCATGAGGTATAAACTGCTATAAAAGATCCCAACATGGAAATACGAAACAtttaattgagaaaactaaaatTCACactagaaataaaagaaattgtttaAGTTTGACATGAATAAAAGTAACCGTATTCTTAATAAGTATTTAAACTAAACTTAATTTTCAGATATTGAAGTAGCATGTACAAATTATGAAGGTGTTGATGCAGTAAAGAGAGCTTTGAAGAAAGGTCTAGCATTGTCTACAGAAAGTATGCCAATTAAGGTATGTAGCAATATATATGGTCTGTCACTGAACTGTTGAGACTGATATGTCTGATCATAATTAGTACCAGTCtggttgattttttataatatatttgtacacTAATTATGATAATCTAAACTATATCCTATAAAATTCCATTGATCTTGGGAATCCTAATTAATTGAGTCGTGTTCCATTTTAAAATTACAGTTTAAAATGTATGCCCTAAGTTACcttaaacaaatttacaaataatattaagtttcttgaaaataatgaaagaacCACTTGATTTGActcttttaatttaaacaacaaTATGAATCATAATACAGGTCAAGTTTGATtatgatgtttttcttttacattcaAGAGGACCCTTAATTGTCTTGAAAATTAGACTTTTAATGTCTCATAATTGGTCCACCTTCATTTAACCTGTATTATGTGTATTAGTAAGTACAGAGGGTTTTagttttacaagaaatctacccggaaatttgtgtttaattatagtcaattgtgtaaagatgttaatatcagtgaaaatacacctacttcatgtaattgcagtaattccgaatatatttatggacccatttcccatgtaataacaggagatcttaacatcgttcaagaccgagagttaaaatcatttctcagtaaaggacctaaatatcgtcccccgtcaattattaattggaatgagtgtcgtaatatcatccacgactcactccatacttactgtatgaaatggataaaacgggaaaaagctgacaaaaaatctttggactctttttttaattcagtaatgaagatagttgatatacgtattcaacattttaaagaacattttactattaacaataaccacaataaacctatttctcgtatcaaacataaactaaaagaactaaccaaggaatttgtttttgtcccggccgataaagctgctaataata is a genomic window of Mytilus trossulus isolate FHL-02 chromosome 1, PNRI_Mtr1.1.1.hap1, whole genome shotgun sequence containing:
- the LOC134689920 gene encoding eukaryotic translation initiation factor 2 subunit 1-like; amino-acid sequence: MVLTCRFYGNKYPEVEDVVMVNVRSIAEMGAYVHLLEYNNIEGMILLSELSRRRIRSINKLIRVGRSECVVVIRVDKDKGYIDLSKRRVSPEEVCKCEEKFAKAKAVNSILRHVGELMKYATSEQLEDLYKKTAWYFDEKYKKPGAAYEAFKHAVTNPEILDECDIDDETKEVLIDNIKRRLTPQAVKIRADIEVACTNYEGVDAVKRALKKGLALSTESMPIKINLIAPPLYVMTTSTLERTEGMALLNKAIATIKEDIEEAGGIFNIQQAPRFVSDTDEVELAKQMQRLEEENREISGDEDSEGEQNGTDGEEEEEDKDKAAEVE